The DNA region ACCGCACGATTCGCTCTACGCGTTCATGCCTGAGCGATCGGAATGTGGTGAAAGCCCGCTCCAGATCCTCGATATCCCGTATGCATTTCGTCAACATCATCGCATCCTCCAATGCCATCGAGGCGCCCTGCCCGGCATTCGGAGACGTCGCATGAACGGCATCCCCGATCAATACAGCGGGGCCATCGTGCCACGTCGGCTGCGGCGGTATATCGTAGATTGGAAACGCACCGATATCTCCCTGTGTTGATCGAATGATATCCAGTATCAGCGGATCATCGCCCTTATATAATTCTGCGGTTCGGCGGTTCCATTCCGCCTGGGAGATCGCTAACATGTCTTTGCGAGTCGGTATTCCTTTCACCTCCTCGTTTCCAAACCAGAATAGCTCTCCTGATGGCTGAACAATATATCCGAAAAAGGCTCGTTTGCCGAATACCATCTGTTGTACGCCCGGCACAAACGGCACTTTTACCCCTTTGGAGAACCCCCCGATGCTGATCAGGCCCGTAAATTGGGGCTGCGGCGCATCCGGCAGAAGGCATTTGCGCAGCGAGGAATGTATGCCGTCACAACCAACGACGAGTCTAGCGGCTTCCGTCCTACCGTTTTCAAACTCCAGCTCCGCTCCTTTGTTTCCGTTTTTCATTCGAACCAGCTTGGCTCCAAGCACAATCGGAATTTTCTGTCGGATGACTTCATCTCGCAGGACACGGTGGAGGTAGCCGCGCTTTACGGTATATCCTTGCGGCTCTCCCTCCATATGACCGACCTCACC from Paenibacillus ihbetae includes:
- a CDS encoding FAD-dependent oxidoreductase → MDTNNNKVAVIGCGIAGPAAALFLKRIGWDPVIYEAATTHDDYAGLFLNVGRNGLRVLKELGIDQPIRSEGFEMRVMRFRNGKGKPLGEVGHMEGEPQGYTVKRGYLHRVLRDEVIRQKIPIVLGAKLVRMKNGNKGAELEFENGRTEAARLVVGCDGIHSSLRKCLLPDAPQPQFTGLISIGGFSKGVKVPFVPGVQQMVFGKRAFFGYIVQPSGELFWFGNEEVKGIPTRKDMLAISQAEWNRRTAELYKGDDPLILDIIRSTQGDIGAFPIYDIPPQPTWHDGPAVLIGDAVHATSPNAGQGASMALEDAMMLTKCIRDIEDLERAFTTFRSLRHERVERIVRYSRTLGQRKYAANRVQAFFRDTMMPLFLKSANKDSHSWMYDYRIDWEEHVTQITGALDKDG